From Bdellovibrio sp. KM01:
TACCCTTCTGCAGAAATTGCAGTCATGGGAGCTGAGGGTGCGGTAAGCATCATCAGCCGCGAAGAGATCAACAAAGCAAAAGATCCAGCAGCAGAAAAAGCTCGTTTGACGGCACAATACGAAGAGAAGTTCTCGAATCCGTACGTGTCTGCAGAACTTGGTTACACTGACGAAGTTATCGATCCAGCTTTGACTCGTAAACGCATCATCGATTCTTTGGAAATGCTAAAAAATAAACGCGATATCACTCCGGCTAAAAAGCACGGCAATATCCCTCTGTAGGAGCGAACATGGCATTGTTTAAAAAAATCCTGATCGCAAATCGTGGGGAAATCGCAATTCGTATCACTCGTGCTTGTCGCGAGCTTGGTATCGCATCCGTTGCGGTTTTCTCTGATGCCGATCGTGATAGTTTGCACGTTTTCCTGGCGGATGAGGCCTACCACATTGGGCCTTCTCCCTCCAAAGAAAGTTATTTGAATTACAGAAAAATTCTGGAAGTAGCCAAACAATCTGGAGCAGACGCCGTTCATCCAGGTTACGGCTTCCTGTCTGAAAACACGACATTTGCAAAAGCGTGTGAAGAAGCGGGAATCACTTTCATCGGACCGACTGTCGCTAACATCGAATCTATGGGAGATAAAATCTCTGCCAAAGCTTTGATGAAAAAATCTGGTGTACCAACTGTTCCGGGGTCTGACGGTGGAGTTGAAACAGTCGAAGAGGCCACTAAAATCGCAGAGAAAATTGGTCTTCCAATTATCATCAAAGCCACAGCTGGCGGTGGCGGTAAAGGGATGCGTATCGTTCGCAAAATGGACGAAGTGGAAAGCGCTTTCCGTGCTTGCCGTTCTGAGGGTCAGAATTATTTTGCAAACCCTACTGTTTACATCGAAAAATTCATCAACGATCCAAAGCACATCGAAATCCAAGTATTCGGCGATAAACATGGCAACCATGTTCATTTGTTTGAACGTGAGTGCTCGGTTCAGCGTCGTAACCAAAAGATCATCGAAGAGTCTCCGTCACCTTCAGTTCCTCAGGAAGTGCGTTTGCGCATGGGTGAGGCATCTGTTCGCGCAGCGAAGCAGATCAACTATGTGGGTGCCGGTACGATTGAATATATCTTTGATAACAAAACCAAAGATTTTTATTTCATGGAGATGAACACGCGTCTACAAGTTGAACATCCGATCACTGAGATCGTGACTGGCGTTGACTTGGTTCGCGAGCAAATTAGTGTGGCCGCTGGTAAACCTTTGAGCTTTAAGCAAGAAGACATCAAGCAAAAAGGCCACGCCATTGAAGCCCGTGTTTGTGCCGAAGACCCTGTGACTTATAAGCCAAGTCCTGGGGTGATCCGCGCTTGCCGACATCCACAAGGTCCGTTCATGCGCGTGGATTCTTATGCTTACCCTGGTTACAACGTTCCGATCTATTACGATCCAATGATCTCTAAGGTTATTACTTGGGGTGATACTCGTAATGAAGCGATCGATCGTATGCAACGTGCTTTGTCTGAGTTCGTATTGACGGGTATCAAAACAAACATCGTTCTTCACAAAACTATTTTGGACCACCCGACATTCCGTGACGGTACTTACACGACACAATTTATCGAAAAGAACTTCGAAGTTATCGAGCCAGAGATGTTCAAGCAAGTTGACGACCCTGTGTTCTTGATCGCGGCGGCTATTGAGGCCTACAACGATCGTAAATCGAAGGATATCCGCCAGCTTAACGTTCGCTCCACATGGAGAAGCGTTGGTCGTAAACTTCAGTTGAGGACGTAACATGTATTTCGAAGCAGAACTTAGAGGAAAAAAATATAAAGTAGATGTGACGGAAGGCCGTCATGCATGGAAGATTTCTTTGCAACAAGAAGGCAAAGAATGGGTTCACCACGATATTTCCAAGAATGACTTTAAACACGCAGAGGAGTACATCAGCTTCCTTTTCCAAGGTAAGTCGTACCTGATCGACGTTGTGGGTTCAGACACTGAATACACGGTGTTTACGCGCAACTCGTTCCGTTCTATCAAGATCTTCAATGACGAAATGTTGTTGCATGAATCTTTGAAAAAAGGCGGCGGTTTCGGCGGCGATATGGAGCTTAAAGCTGGTATGCCAGGCAAAATTATCGAGATCTTCGCAAAAGAAGGCGACGTCGTGAAAGCGAATAAGCCCCTTTTGATTATGGAAGCGATGAAAATGGAAAACGAAATGCGCTCGGCTCGCGATGTAAAAATCAAAGAGATCAAAGTCAAACAAGGTGACTCTGTTGAATCAGGTGCGGTGTTGATCAAATTCGAAGAGCCTTAATCGGTTCTTTGATTCAGACAAAATAAAAAGGGAAACTTCTTACGGAGTTTCCCTTTTTTATTATCTAAATTTTACTGGGTCCTGTGAAAGCGAACTATTCGCGTTCGTTTTGTCGGAATTGCGCTTCACGCTTTCTTTCAAAGATGCCGACCATGATCACGCCGATTTCATATAACAAAACCATCGGGATCAACATCATCACCATGCTCATCAAATCTGGCGGAGTGATGATTGCTGCAGCGACAGCCAATCCCATGATCGCGTAGCGACGTTTTTCTTTAAGGAATTTTTGGCTTACAAGGCCCATCATACCTAAGATTGAAATTACCAATGGAAGCTCAAAAGAGACACCGAACATCAAACACATCTGAGTAAAGAACCCAAGATACTGTTCAATCGAAATCATTGGCTTATCGACAGTGCCACCGTAATTCATCAAGAAGTGGAAAGCCATCGGCAAAACCACATAGTACGAAAACGCTGCGCCCAAAATGAAAAGAACGGAACCCGCGAAGATAAACCCCATCGAGTATTTCTTTTCTTTTTGATAAAGGCCTGGCGCTACGAATTTCCAAACTTGGTAAAGCCACAACGGACACGAAATCAAAATTCCACACACAAAGGAAATTTTGATATGTGCGATGAATTTATCCAGCGGGCCCGTATAGATCAATCCGCCACCAGGAAGGTACGGAGCAATCGGTGCACGAATATAGTCGAAAACTTGTTCGCTAAAGTGATAGCAAATACCAGTCGCTGCCAACAAAATCCAAACCATGCGAACCAGGCGGAAACGAAGCTCGCCCAAGTGTTCGTAAAGGGATTGGGCTTTTTGGTCTAATTCTTCAGAAGAGCCCATTAGCCTTTGCTCCCTTTATCGTCGTCATCGTTGGAGTTATTTTGAATTTTAAATTCCATCTGTTGTGGAGTTGAATCCTTTGCCGCATTAACTTGTCCATGTGGCACGTGATCTTCAGAAGTCCAATCACCTGGATCTTCAGTGTCAGCATCTGACTTTACTTCCGGATTTTCTGGAGGCACCTTCGGCGCTTGCTTGTGTCTATCGTACAAATCGATAGGATCGATACGCGCTTGCTGTTTCAAGTCGTCAGTGAATTCACTGGTCGTTCTTTTAAGTTCATTAAGAAAGCGCCCGAGTGTGCGCGCCACTTGTGGAAGTTCCTTGGGGCCGATCACGATCAGCGCCAAGATAGCTAAGAAAATGATTTCTGACATGCCTAAACCGAACATGGTCGCAGATTAGTGGAATCACCCTTGTTTGCCAAGCTTTACTTGGTCTTGAGGCAGGGTCAAAACACCCATTTCCACCAGCTTTTCTTTAGCTAGTTCTGAGCCTGTCCGCTGATAGCGATCATAGAGGCGAAGGATACTTTCATCAGACTTAATAAAGGAATGCTGGCTAATGTAAGTCAGCACGTCAACGAACTCAATAAAGCGCGCTGAGAACGTTTTATAAACTTTCGCCAGGCCATCCTCGCGCGTGCAGTGGGCTAAGTGGGTATAGGCCGCTCCACCAATGTTGGCGTAGTAATCCACATCCACAGTTTTTCTTTGGAGTGAGTCGCCAAAGAAACCACTGATGTACAGTGCGCGGTCGCCAAGCTTTCTAAGCTTTTCAAGCTTCACGGATTGTTCTGCATTTTGCGCGTGCAGGTACATTTCGGCTAATGTTGCTTCCGCTTCAAACAGAGCTTTGGCATCTAGATATTGCTTCAGAAGATTTACGAGATACGCTTCGACAAGAGGAAGCGTCTGAACTTTACGGTCGTAAAGTCCCTTAGATACAAGCTCCTGAAAATAGCCTTCAGGGCTTACGAAAAGTTCTACTGTTTGCGAGCCGGTTTTATCTTTCATCCTTACTCACCGCTGTCCCTACTTTAAGTCTAACAAAGGATGAAGGAATTTCGGTTAATTGTTTTTTAGAAGCTGGACATTGGTTTGGGGGAAAAATAATCTCATTATGAGATGAAATTTGCCGACAAATTTATGCATCGATCAACGCTCCAACCTACAAGAGAGCGCTTAATGTAGCGGATTCTGGAGGATGTGCCTTCAGATAGGCGTCGATTTGTCTTTGAATTTGAGATCTTTTTAAAAGCCGGTTGAAAAGAGCAGCTTTGGATTTTGCATTCGACGCAAAGACGACGTGCAGACTCTTGACCCGTATTACGTGTTCATTGATCTGAAGATTTTCTTGGGCTTGGGGTCCTAGCTTATTAATAAGATATTTCGCATTCACTAGATCAAAAAAAGCTCCGTCCACTCTGCCACCTAAAACTTTTTTGATGTTGGTTTCATCGTCTTTAACTTTTTCAACTTTAACGAGGCCTCGCTCAACCAGGCGATTGAACTCCACAGTGTTTCCGTAATCGATAACTACACCAATGGTTTTCCCTCGAAGATCTTCAAGTTTTGACCATTTTAAAGGGCTTTTTTTCCTTTCAACAAATCCAACGGGAGAGCGATAGACAGAGTCTGATAAATACATTCCCGGAGTAAAGTCTTCCTCCCATGCGGGATAATAACCGTCATATTTCTTCCTTTTCACATCCGAAATTGCGCGCGCCCACGGAAGAAAAACGAACTGAACTTCAATACCGACATCGTTTAGCATCTTGCGCACGCCGGAGATCCCAGGCCCTTTTCCCGCGCAGGTCTCGCACACATAGGGATACCACTCAGAGACGGCAATAACCCACTTTTCCGCCCGTGCAGAGTTGGAAATCATCAAGAAGAAAGTAATGAAAATTACACTGAAAAAACGCGCCATTTTTTTAAGTTTTACTACAGGAAAAACGCCTCTAGCAGCGGTACTTTAAGGCTCTGCCGATTTACAAACCCTCGGTGTATCAAAATGGAACGGCTGCCCTTTCCGCGCAAAGTGTATAACTTCTATACGGTTCCACCGCATCTAATGGGTTTCCACAGGTTTTAACAGTGGCACCGGGCTTGCTCTTTCCAAAGATGAAGAAAGAGCGGGTTGCATGATTAAAGTTAATTTGACTACCAAATTGGATACGAAAAAGAAGAAGTTCACCGCGGGCTTCGTGATGACCGTCGTGG
This genomic window contains:
- a CDS encoding acetyl-CoA carboxylase biotin carboxyl carrier protein subunit; translated protein: MYFEAELRGKKYKVDVTEGRHAWKISLQQEGKEWVHHDISKNDFKHAEEYISFLFQGKSYLIDVVGSDTEYTVFTRNSFRSIKIFNDEMLLHESLKKGGGFGGDMELKAGMPGKIIEIFAKEGDVVKANKPLLIMEAMKMENEMRSARDVKIKEIKVKQGDSVESGAVLIKFEEP
- a CDS encoding ABC transporter substrate-binding protein, giving the protein MLNDVGIEVQFVFLPWARAISDVKRKKYDGYYPAWEEDFTPGMYLSDSVYRSPVGFVERKKSPLKWSKLEDLRGKTIGVVIDYGNTVEFNRLVERGLVKVEKVKDDETNIKKVLGGRVDGAFFDLVNAKYLINKLGPQAQENLQINEHVIRVKSLHVVFASNAKSKAALFNRLLKRSQIQRQIDAYLKAHPPESATLSALL
- the tatC gene encoding twin-arginine translocase subunit TatC, with translation MGSSEELDQKAQSLYEHLGELRFRLVRMVWILLAATGICYHFSEQVFDYIRAPIAPYLPGGGLIYTGPLDKFIAHIKISFVCGILISCPLWLYQVWKFVAPGLYQKEKKYSMGFIFAGSVLFILGAAFSYYVVLPMAFHFLMNYGGTVDKPMISIEQYLGFFTQMCLMFGVSFELPLVISILGMMGLVSQKFLKEKRRYAIMGLAVAAAIITPPDLMSMVMMLIPMVLLYEIGVIMVGIFERKREAQFRQNERE
- a CDS encoding twin-arginine translocase TatA/TatE family subunit yields the protein MSEIIFLAILALIVIGPKELPQVARTLGRFLNELKRTTSEFTDDLKQQARIDPIDLYDRHKQAPKVPPENPEVKSDADTEDPGDWTSEDHVPHGQVNAAKDSTPQQMEFKIQNNSNDDDDKGSKG
- the accC gene encoding acetyl-CoA carboxylase biotin carboxylase subunit, which encodes MFKKILIANRGEIAIRITRACRELGIASVAVFSDADRDSLHVFLADEAYHIGPSPSKESYLNYRKILEVAKQSGADAVHPGYGFLSENTTFAKACEEAGITFIGPTVANIESMGDKISAKALMKKSGVPTVPGSDGGVETVEEATKIAEKIGLPIIIKATAGGGGKGMRIVRKMDEVESAFRACRSEGQNYFANPTVYIEKFINDPKHIEIQVFGDKHGNHVHLFERECSVQRRNQKIIEESPSPSVPQEVRLRMGEASVRAAKQINYVGAGTIEYIFDNKTKDFYFMEMNTRLQVEHPITEIVTGVDLVREQISVAAGKPLSFKQEDIKQKGHAIEARVCAEDPVTYKPSPGVIRACRHPQGPFMRVDSYAYPGYNVPIYYDPMISKVITWGDTRNEAIDRMQRALSEFVLTGIKTNIVLHKTILDHPTFRDGTYTTQFIEKNFEVIEPEMFKQVDDPVFLIAAAIEAYNDRKSKDIRQLNVRSTWRSVGRKLQLRT